Below is a genomic region from Phragmites australis chromosome 20, lpPhrAust1.1, whole genome shotgun sequence.
GGTCGGCGGAGACGGTAGGAGCCGGAGGTGATAGTGGCTATCCTTAGAGCCATGGAGGTGAATGTCGCGGACGGAATAGGTCCGAGGTGGCATATCCACGATTCCGGCGGCGTTTCCACCTCCGGAAGTTTGCCGGCTGTTGATCGacggctgttggtgctcggaaATGGTGGCAGAAAGGTTAGTGAGATGACGGCGACACTAATTGCGGGAcgggtcggcggcggcggtcttCACCGTGGTCAGGTGTGGAAGACGAAGGCGGACATGGCGTCCATGCTATCCTCCTGCGTGGGCGTGGCGCTGGCGTCTGTCGTGCCGAGAAGCGCGCCGCCGCTGAGCCAACCGGTGGTAACTGGCCAGCGCGCGCACTAATAGAGTGACACTGGTGGCATACTTCTGCCATCCCAAacgacggcggcggaggcggcggcagaCACCAACACCTGCATTGTGCTTCTGTTGGTGTCCGAGTTATTCTGATTTAGATGTTCATCTGCATTCCGTTTAGAATTTCCAAGCTTCTTCAGGACAGTTACCCCAGGAGCTTTATTGGAGTTATTACTGAATATCTGCAGTCAAACAACAGATGATCATACAAGAGAAATCTTACACTtgaatgcaaaatttcaaaataacCAGCCACAAGAAACAGCATTGACCATCTGAGATTCTGAATGCTCATACATTTCGTTTGAGGTACATAAATGTTGATCCATATGTTTTGCCAGTAGATTTGGAGAAAACGATCATAGGTGTGAGACTCCTCAACGAAATGTGGAAATGATTGATAAATTTTCCATTGTTATGCTatgattaataaaaatattgcaTCACAACATAAATGTTCATATGTTATGAAAGCCTCTTCCCTGTCAGAAACCTACAAAGGTTCTGAACATTTCTAGGCAGGCATCTACACTTCTGTATCACAAAACTGGGCATACCGCCCATgagaaatagataaaatcaaaACATACATATGCACATTAGGTTTCAGGATGACAAAACTGAAAATTGGAATCACACCCAGCTGCTCTCAAATGAGAGGTCATCGAGCCGAAACGACAGATCCCCCACATAGTCCTCTTCAACATCTACTCTAGACTCAATGCTCTCGATGAGGTTTTGGTGTAGCTGAGGGAGCATTGAAGGTGGGGGCAGTTTTGGAGAACGGATTATCTGCTCAGCTGGACCAGTAGGTTTCTCCCACGCAAGCAGATGCAGCTGGATGGGGCGCACCGCAAGGCGGTGCAAGGAGAGCTTTTGGCTGAGGGAGATGGTGTCGAAGCAACGGACTGCCCCTGAGCTGGAGATTATCCATGGGAGGACCTTCTCATTGGACACCCTTGAGATGACCAGCAACTTTGACGCCTCTTTGGCCCGGTTGAATAGATCACGGAGCCCTGACCGTGTTGATGGTGCTTCACTTTCCTTGTCGTTGTCGACCACTGAAGATATGAAGATAAAACCCTGACAGAACGAAGTGTGTCAGTAGGTTCCATGGAAGTTCTAACTACTGAAGTAGTACATGATTGTCAGCATTGTGTACAGTGACTAGTGAAAGGACCTCTTCAGTTCGGCTGATGGCAAAGCCAAGTCTCGTGTCACCTTCTTCAAGTGGGATCTCCAGCAGCAATTCTCCTGCTATGGAACTGTACCAAAGCCGGGCTGCCTTTACCACACCAATGTCCACCCCGTGGTAGTCCTCGAAACCGTAGAGCGTCGCATTAGTGACATTAGACAAATCAGACAATGACCCTGAATTGACTGTTGCAGACGCTGTCTCCCCAGATATCTGCCCATTTCAGAGTGCGAAGACAACTTTGACTAGTGTCTTTCAAAAGAAGACAAAAGCGtattggagaaaaaaagaagacaaagcaagtAGAATTTGACCAAATCGATCGTCTGATTTCTGGACTCAGATATATGTAAGAATAGTCAGATGCATACTAACTGAAGGTTCATTTTGGTAACTGGCGACCTACATTGTGAAATGTCTGAATTAGAGAGCTTGTATTTGCACCTTGGTGAGAAGAGCTTCACTCTGCACATTCATGAAATGAATGGGGACCCCTGAGGCCTGCGAAGAGTAGAGCCATGCACTGGCACGCGCTAGGGTATCCTCGAAGGACTCGTAGCGACAAGCATTGGAGTCCAGAGCCTTGGGAAGGACGAGCATCGAGAGGTAGCAGCTGGAGTTGGGCGTGCGCAATGTGTCGCGCATTTTCTTCTCCCATGGGTACGCGACGTACCCATCCTGGAGTTGTGCCTTGCTCAGTGCTGATGCAACTCTTGTGCTCCTCGTACCTTCCAGAGACAGCGATTACAAAGTATTTGGGTCATTAGTCCATCACAACATGACATACTCATACTGTTTGTGAGAATACATTCATCTATGAATTAAAGCATCACCATCGGTGATCAGAAGCACAGTAAAAAAAACAATCAAGAAAAATGCATGCTTTCATTGTAAGATTAACAGTTAGACATATTCGTTAGTTTGAAGTCTGAAAGTTCATGGCTTCGATCTAGATACAGGTTTTCCAGACAAGTTTTTCTTTCCCAACAGAAAGGAGCAACAAAATTCCAAACTCCTAAAGAAGCCATAAATGATGACTATTTCTAACGACCTTCGGGTGAGGTCAATAGTCTAATAAACTAAAGAATGCCATATTCCCCAAGAGAGACGAGAAAACGAGCGAACATTACAGAGCACGAAAGAATTGACCACCACCTAGACAAACAACCAATTTCTATGACAGCAATGCACTTGGCATTATTTCAGAAATGTCTTTCCATTCTCcctatttataaatatttttatcccTTTTCTACCTTTAAATTTCGTTACGTAGCTGTCACTCTGATAGTTGATAACCATAAGCACCTTAGTTTTCTCACAGTAAGACAAAGAGATACGCATATATCAGCATTTAGCAAGGA
It encodes:
- the LOC133902127 gene encoding uncharacterized protein LOC133902127, yielding MAELEDGSRRRREAAQVVALECVAGSSKAEEWGGGGSVVQEGDVVEAVRVGRGSGGGAGSGAALELEAPFKGGRAGLHKALHAAFKRGDTSVEVRVRGGRELQACIVPHHAGAGGAGGGGGGGRKQYVLRSLHDPNYALGFVDRLESECLILEGTRSTRVASALSKAQLQDGYVAYPWEKKMRDTLRTPNSSCYLSMLVLPKALDSNACRYESFEDTLARASAWLYSSQASGVPIHFMNVQSEALLTKISGETASATVNSGSLSDLSNVTNATLYGFEDYHGVDIGVVKAARLWYSSIAGELLLEIPLEEGDTRLGFAISRTEEGFIFISSVVDNDKESEAPSTRSGLRDLFNRAKEASKLLVISRVSNEKVLPWIISSSGAVRCFDTISLSQKLSLHRLAVRPIQLHLLAWEKPTGPAEQIIRSPKLPPPSMLPQLHQNLIESIESRVDVEEDYVGDLSFRLDDLSFESSWV